Genomic DNA from Streptomyces sp. NBC_01571:
CAGGTCACGGTGGACGGCGCACCCTGGACCAGCAAGGGCGGCTGGGACCACTTCGGCGACATCGAGTCGTGAGACCGTCGGGGCCGGTGCGGTGCGCGTCGAGGGCGTGCGCCGCGCCTGCCGTGAGTCCCCGCGCGGACAGCAGAAAACCCGCCCACCGTGAGGTGGACGGGTTCAGTGCAAGCGAACCAGCAGTGGCCGCGCGCTGGCGGTTGTCAGCGCGATACCTTGCCGGCCTTGATGCACGAGGTGCAAGCGTTCACGCGCTTCGGCGTCCCGCTCACCACGGTACGTACACGCTGGATGTTGGGGTTCCAGCGGCGGGACGTACGGCGGTGCGAGTGCGAGATGTTGTTGCCGAAGCCCGGCCCCTTGCCGCAGACGTCGCAGTTGGCAGCCACGGGTCACTCCAAAGACTTCAGATGCACTTACGGTGGATCCCGGCATGCCGGGATCAAGATCTAGGATCTGAGTGGCGGTGCCAGGGGGAAGACCCGATCGGAATCGGGCAACTGGAGCAGCATACAACGACT
This window encodes:
- the rpmB gene encoding 50S ribosomal protein L28, which produces MAANCDVCGKGPGFGNNISHSHRRTSRRWNPNIQRVRTVVSGTPKRVNACTSCIKAGKVSR